Proteins from a single region of Crassaminicella profunda:
- a CDS encoding nitroreductase family protein, with protein MQFYEVIKNRKSIRSFKNTPIERDKLARIIDAAMRSPSWKNNTSYRFILVDDQGEKENLAAAIMNDTDKAANAIKEAPMIAVVVGEPDDSGVIKDQEYYMVDGAIAMEHFVLAATNEGYGTCWIASLDEDTVRRTLNVPNNYRVIAMTPIGETEERKQSKSKKDVREHVFLNQWGAAYTQNDGFSGIH; from the coding sequence ATGCAATTTTATGAGGTAATCAAAAATCGAAAAAGTATAAGATCATTTAAAAACACACCTATTGAAAGAGACAAGTTGGCAAGAATCATTGATGCGGCAATGCGATCACCTTCTTGGAAAAATAATACATCCTATAGATTTATTCTAGTAGATGATCAGGGAGAAAAAGAAAATTTAGCAGCAGCCATCATGAATGATACTGATAAGGCAGCAAACGCTATAAAAGAAGCGCCAATGATTGCGGTCGTTGTAGGAGAACCAGATGATTCAGGAGTGATAAAGGATCAAGAATATTATATGGTAGATGGTGCTATTGCTATGGAGCATTTTGTGCTAGCTGCAACAAATGAAGGATATGGAACCTGTTGGATTGCTTCATTAGATGAAGATACAGTACGAAGGACTCTTAACGTTCCTAATAACTATAGAGTCATTGCTATGACTCCAATAGGAGAAACAGAAGAAAGAAAACAATCTAAATCTAAGAAAGATGTAAGAGAGCATGTATTCTTAAATCAATGGGGTGCGGCGTATACACAAAATGATGGATTTTCTGGAATACACTAA
- a CDS encoding NUDIX domain-containing protein: MTQDIDNICPGVAIIIFDEDKKVLLQKRADVGLWGIPSGHVEPGESVVAAAIREVKEETGLNICITRLIGIYSDPESQVFKYPNGITTHFITTYFEGEVVGGKINCSSPETLELYFFEIDNLPKNLLPMNPQWLKDALCQFEKPFVR; encoded by the coding sequence ATGACACAAGATATTGATAATATTTGTCCAGGCGTTGCAATAATTATTTTTGATGAAGATAAAAAAGTTTTATTACAAAAACGGGCAGATGTAGGACTTTGGGGAATCCCTTCTGGACATGTAGAGCCAGGAGAAAGTGTAGTGGCAGCTGCTATTAGAGAAGTAAAAGAAGAAACAGGATTAAATATTTGTATTACTAGATTGATTGGTATTTATTCAGATCCAGAATCTCAAGTTTTTAAGTATCCTAATGGGATTACAACTCATTTTATAACTACCTATTTTGAGGGGGAAGTGGTAGGAGGAAAAATAAATTGTTCTTCTCCTGAAACTCTTGAATTATATTTTTTTGAGATAGATAACTTACCCAAAAATCTTCTACCAATGAATCCTCAATGGTTAAAAGATGCTCTTTGTCAATTTGAAAAGCCTTTTGTTCGTTAA
- a CDS encoding protein rhiA, whose translation METYRLKVKNEGTFKGNLAIFQRQADLEEMGAMPLAWFTKGSNPNTMVEFCWNVDYCFVWSEEGILKPGVVFRASQTIDGGIWVNNKVVLDKNIYGYVFSEQTTATAQAGSLIIEENNSIPGGEASVGIGMSGFGTFVWQTEPNANLTIQPKPQYWIAYGTFKQGEVLDIQQLMNTSLELNYPTNKYNATVTLNSDNTWGDVSYE comes from the coding sequence ATGGAAACATATAGATTAAAGGTTAAAAATGAAGGAACATTCAAGGGGAATTTAGCCATTTTTCAAAGACAAGCAGATTTAGAAGAAATGGGAGCTATGCCCCTTGCTTGGTTTACAAAAGGATCTAACCCAAATACTATGGTGGAATTTTGTTGGAATGTTGACTATTGCTTTGTTTGGTCAGAAGAAGGAATCTTAAAACCAGGAGTTGTTTTTAGAGCATCTCAAACTATAGACGGTGGTATATGGGTAAATAACAAAGTAGTATTAGATAAAAATATATATGGTTATGTTTTTAGTGAGCAAACGACTGCTACAGCTCAAGCTGGATCATTAATCATTGAAGAAAACAACTCAATTCCAGGGGGAGAAGCATCAGTTGGAATAGGTATGTCTGGTTTTGGTACTTTTGTGTGGCAAACTGAACCTAATGCTAATTTGACTATTCAGCCAAAACCACAGTATTGGATAGCTTATGGAACATTCAAGCAAGGTGAAGTTTTAGATATACAGCAACTAATGAATACATCTCTTGAATTAAACTATCCAACGAATAAATATAATGCAACAGTTACTTTAAACTCTGATAATACTTGGGGAGACGTTAGTTATGAATAA
- a CDS encoding DEAD/DEAH box helicase family protein, whose product MVDFIKRLKKKKIDKKIDPIEIYDNIDRKSGTGPLRPEQKKILSNWYEHKKNEKDLIIKLHTGVGKTLVGLLILQSKLNSNEGPCLYVCPNIYLVNQVCEEAVKFGISYCRIGSDGELPDAFIGGKSILITHVQKVFTGKSKFGINNSSTKVGCIILDDSHACIDSINNSFTFNIDKEKNNKLYKSILALFEEELKEQGEGTFLDIQNENYDSLLPIPYWAWDNKKSEILKLLSDNKDLKSIKFVWPLLKNILGHCKAYVNGQKIEIMPYHIPIRMFGTLHLAKNRILMSATTQNDSFFIKGLDFDINAVKHPLVDRTRIWSGEKMILLPSLINEESDRGSIVASFAKQHDTKFGIVALVPSFEKAKAYSNYGAIIAKSEDIYEHILELKSSSTKNKPLIIANRYDGIDLPDDACRILIIDSLPFFTSLSDKYQELCRPSSEIINIRMAQKIEQALGRSVRGEKDFSTILLIGSDLVKFTKSINTSKYFSPQTKKQIAIGIDIAEMTKEDSKEDKTPMQIIIDLINQSLKRDEGWKSYYLEEMDNIVDEKHDDNMYEILLLESKAEKAFEIGNYDDACDQIQKIIDTKTKDDLEQGWYLQELARYTYYTSKVRSNQIQKKAFMQNRELLKPKEGISYKKIEFMNESRIKRIKEWILKFDDFTEFNLQVNSILDDLSFGIDADKFESALKNIGDLLGFVSHRPDKLIRKGPDNLWCVKNNEYMMFECKTEVKIDRKDISKHEVGQMNTHCGWFEKEYNEAKVKRILIIPTKEVSYYADFTHEVFIMRKGKLKTLKKNIKAYIKEFKNYDIRDMSDEKVQELINHHNLSIENLENMYCESYYQKKQ is encoded by the coding sequence ATGGTTGATTTTATTAAAAGATTAAAAAAGAAAAAGATAGATAAAAAAATAGATCCTATTGAAATTTATGATAATATTGATAGAAAAAGTGGAACAGGACCTTTAAGACCAGAACAAAAAAAGATTTTGTCTAATTGGTATGAGCATAAAAAAAATGAAAAAGATTTAATTATAAAACTTCATACAGGTGTAGGAAAAACACTTGTAGGATTATTGATTTTGCAATCTAAATTAAATTCAAATGAAGGACCTTGTTTATATGTGTGTCCAAATATATATCTCGTAAATCAAGTATGTGAAGAGGCAGTTAAATTTGGTATTAGCTATTGTCGTATAGGTTCTGATGGTGAGCTTCCAGATGCTTTTATTGGAGGAAAAAGCATTTTAATAACACATGTTCAAAAAGTATTTACTGGAAAATCAAAGTTTGGAATAAATAATTCTTCCACAAAGGTTGGTTGTATAATTTTGGATGATTCTCATGCATGTATTGATTCAATAAATAATTCTTTTACATTTAACATAGACAAAGAGAAAAATAATAAACTGTATAAATCTATACTTGCTTTATTTGAAGAAGAATTGAAAGAACAAGGGGAAGGAACCTTCTTAGATATACAAAATGAAAATTATGATTCATTACTTCCTATACCTTATTGGGCTTGGGATAATAAGAAAAGTGAAATATTAAAATTACTTTCTGACAATAAAGATTTAAAGAGTATTAAATTTGTGTGGCCATTATTAAAGAATATTTTGGGTCATTGTAAAGCATATGTTAATGGACAAAAAATAGAAATTATGCCATATCATATTCCTATACGGATGTTTGGAACATTACACTTGGCTAAAAATAGAATATTAATGTCCGCAACTACACAAAATGATTCTTTTTTTATAAAGGGATTAGATTTTGATATAAATGCTGTGAAACATCCATTAGTGGATAGAACACGTATATGGTCAGGTGAAAAGATGATTTTATTACCTTCACTCATAAACGAAGAAAGTGATAGAGGTAGCATAGTAGCATCGTTTGCAAAACAACATGATACTAAATTTGGTATAGTAGCACTTGTACCAAGTTTTGAAAAAGCAAAAGCTTATAGTAATTATGGTGCTATTATAGCTAAGAGTGAGGATATATATGAGCATATATTAGAATTAAAATCAAGTAGTACTAAGAACAAACCATTAATTATTGCCAATAGATATGATGGTATTGATTTACCCGATGATGCATGTAGAATCTTAATAATAGACTCATTACCATTTTTCACATCTTTATCTGACAAATATCAAGAATTGTGTAGACCAAGTAGTGAAATAATTAATATAAGAATGGCACAAAAAATAGAACAGGCATTAGGCAGAAGTGTTAGGGGCGAAAAAGATTTTAGTACTATATTGTTAATAGGGTCTGATTTGGTTAAGTTTACTAAAAGCATTAACACGAGTAAGTATTTTTCTCCTCAAACAAAGAAACAAATAGCTATAGGTATTGATATAGCTGAAATGACAAAAGAAGATTCAAAAGAAGATAAAACACCTATGCAAATTATCATAGATTTAATAAATCAATCACTTAAAAGAGATGAAGGGTGGAAGAGCTATTATTTAGAAGAAATGGATAATATAGTTGATGAAAAACATGATGATAATATGTATGAAATTCTATTACTAGAAAGTAAAGCAGAGAAAGCTTTTGAAATAGGTAATTATGACGATGCATGTGATCAAATCCAAAAGATTATTGATACTAAAACAAAAGATGACTTAGAACAAGGATGGTATTTACAGGAACTAGCTAGATATACATATTATACTAGTAAAGTAAGATCTAATCAGATACAGAAGAAGGCATTTATGCAAAATAGAGAATTATTAAAACCTAAAGAAGGCATATCCTATAAAAAAATTGAGTTTATGAATGAAAGTAGAATAAAAAGAATAAAAGAGTGGATTTTAAAATTTGATGATTTTACGGAATTTAATTTACAAGTTAATAGTATTTTAGACGATTTATCGTTTGGAATAGATGCTGATAAATTTGAATCAGCTTTAAAGAATATTGGAGATTTATTAGGATTTGTTAGCCATAGACCTGATAAATTGATTAGAAAGGGTCCAGATAACTTATGGTGTGTAAAAAATAATGAATATATGATGTTTGAATGCAAAACTGAGGTAAAGATTGATAGAAAAGACATATCAAAACATGAAGTTGGGCAAATGAATACTCATTGTGGATGGTTTGAAAAAGAGTATAATGAAGCTAAAGTAAAAAGGATTTTAATAATCCCAACAAAAGAGGTATCTTATTATGCAGATTTTACTCATGAAGTATTTATAATGAGAAAGGGAAAACTAAAAACATTAAAAAAGAATATAAAAGCATATATTAAAGAATTTAAAAATTATGATATTAGAGATATGAGTGATGAAAAAGTACAGGAATTAATAAATCACCATAATCTAAGTATAGAAAATTTAGAAAACATGTATTGTGAATCTTATTATCAAAAAAAACAATAG
- a CDS encoding DUF362 domain-containing protein — MAYVIKDACISCGACEPECPVNAISAGDDKYVVDAGACIDCGACANICPVDAPVAE, encoded by the coding sequence ATGGCTTATGTAATTAAAGATGCTTGTATTAGTTGTGGAGCTTGTGAACCAGAATGTCCAGTAAATGCAATCAGCGCTGGAGATGACAAATATGTAGTTGATGCAGGAGCATGTATTGACTGTGGTGCCTGTGCAAATATTTGTCCTGTAGATGCACCAGTTGCAGAATAA
- a CDS encoding nicotinate-nicotinamide nucleotide adenylyltransferase: protein MENLLVDRLYKNISKELLKFGFSKEYIQGENLHGKIKEMIEKKDFTCGRVLNLCENIMNSLARENAPRKWLYYIYQFVLNKSFPKAVDIELNTGLDRPCRIYLKVLSIVLEFEKEILDPIYTIEFLTEKEEKEIESIHEYKKFKRAFEEDCIYEMMKLNKEVIGYNTLDHICGVHNLALFIGRQLKEMGVPVDLGRVSGSAAGHDIGKFGCRENERKRTPYLHYYYTDQWFETKHITYIRNIAVNHSTWDLELENLSLESLILIYCDFRVKKKNGKMHIFSLKESFDVILKKLDHVDEAKEKRYHRVYGKLKDFEEYMIHLGIHTDIEDENICIPLNMENIQYALMQGKEVIENIKYLSIQHNIKLMHKLRDESSLNAILESARSEEDANNLRGYLYVFEEYSTYMTQKQKMITLNFVYEYLMHAQEDIRKQCAEIMGLLIANFDESYRKEVPENADLKTFEVSSNILLDKYLQLLIDPDPQTIPVHRIYLGHSISNMIKSLFYHCSKNQADDYMSVLLKYYEKYYEDKEINIHLLETARYFPFNSSYEDTVNQLIEFIQKMLLCSNSDLRLYAFETIYYILKKFQHDSKIVYVFKNILTKNIQNNQSFAENYLLFKMSKYIDLDEKFIEKYKEDKQKISDMFLSNLKTSTRSVVKKVQIDFLLQYTMNHLEQTGLYTALHYCNILKVSASETVRNHAGKALLTIVPHIPFEQRNDVVIELLRGLEVEGYQFAKYIPDYLGKLILYLKPIELDELMKDLVEKIKQVNPQTNTLLLKTIGVATQNYHKYKDLFQEKEEKYHVRFVKMLGILQNGLVHYNNQVKQTAFRVIGKDVFGSKILTLEQKNHIFLLSAKKLLTLIGDEKEDNNLTFFTHAGGLNYIYRFISDYIFYKGAIELKVQEKVAFFPGTFDPFSLGHKEIAKEIRSHGFEVYLAVDEFSWSKKTQPHFMRRNIIKMSIADELGIYLYPQDIPVNISNPYDLKRLRESFPYSDVHIVVGSDVVLNASAYKKKTDEDSILSFSHVIFERKSTSFLKEEDIRIDEAIKKINNKVVRLSLPPQYEDISSTQIRNYIDQNRDISSLIDPIAQNFIYEKGLYRREPRYKTLVQTKSVSVEIHNQLTDTFLRELANLSFMKFDKAYEKLKSFSEKLNPRILLLRSVERNGEILGFATFHWLRSSMIFKEFQDESISEYVRRHAVGRILVIDGIFVNARTEFKNMEQMMLTETFAYALPKDYTYAVYKNMIEGFISKPMHDVLKCQGFEDISHRGNSVFAVNMTQPCTLYLNIESIIKEPFRSNKHVRKVIRSSRRKLQEAITKLYPGHLVLSFDWNMVYENLITKICEENGVSTIPTIPRKLGDSMCVPFGEILKGATIPNTVTKSMHTEKVFEPDVKKFHVTAYPYYLHLDDQVKMIRSFNRPVILVDDLLNKGYRIKVIDPIFKEENIHVKKIIVGILSGRGKELMDMQHREVDCAYFIPKLRVWFNESSLYPFIGGDTLWRGEDLKTNLVPSVNLILPYTVPTFIRNASKNTIYQLSQVCLENAMDIVVSLEEAYQKKHEKSLSLRHLGEVFISPRYPDHGKDVYYDMNLSPSHYLKNDLEYLKRLKSLMMD from the coding sequence ATGGAGAATTTATTGGTGGATAGATTATACAAAAATATTTCAAAGGAATTATTAAAATTTGGTTTTTCGAAAGAATATATACAGGGTGAAAATTTACATGGAAAAATCAAAGAAATGATAGAAAAGAAAGATTTTACATGTGGAAGAGTACTTAATTTATGTGAAAATATAATGAATTCTTTGGCAAGAGAGAATGCACCCAGAAAATGGTTATATTATATTTATCAGTTTGTTCTTAATAAATCATTTCCAAAAGCCGTTGATATTGAGTTGAATACTGGATTAGATAGGCCTTGTAGAATTTATTTAAAGGTATTATCTATTGTTTTAGAGTTTGAAAAAGAAATACTTGACCCTATATATACGATTGAGTTTTTGACGGAAAAAGAAGAAAAAGAAATAGAAAGTATTCATGAATATAAAAAGTTTAAGAGGGCTTTTGAAGAAGATTGTATTTATGAAATGATGAAATTAAATAAAGAAGTCATTGGATACAATACACTAGATCATATATGTGGGGTTCATAATCTAGCACTTTTTATAGGAAGACAGCTAAAAGAGATGGGAGTTCCTGTAGATTTAGGAAGAGTTTCAGGGTCGGCAGCAGGTCATGATATAGGAAAGTTTGGATGTAGAGAAAATGAAAGAAAAAGAACACCCTATCTCCATTATTATTATACAGACCAATGGTTTGAAACAAAACATATTACATACATTCGAAATATTGCTGTGAATCATTCTACTTGGGATTTAGAGCTTGAAAATTTATCATTAGAATCTCTGATATTAATTTATTGTGATTTTCGTGTAAAAAAGAAAAATGGTAAAATGCATATATTTAGTTTAAAAGAATCTTTTGATGTGATTCTAAAAAAATTAGATCATGTAGATGAAGCAAAGGAAAAGAGATATCATCGAGTTTATGGAAAGTTAAAAGACTTTGAGGAGTATATGATTCATCTAGGAATTCATACAGATATAGAAGATGAAAATATTTGTATACCATTAAATATGGAAAATATACAGTATGCTTTAATGCAAGGAAAAGAAGTAATAGAAAATATTAAATATCTATCTATTCAACACAATATAAAGTTAATGCACAAATTAAGAGATGAGTCTTCTTTAAATGCTATTTTAGAGAGTGCTAGAAGTGAAGAAGATGCAAATAACTTACGAGGGTACCTTTATGTATTTGAAGAATATTCTACTTATATGACTCAGAAACAAAAAATGATTACCTTAAATTTTGTATATGAATATTTGATGCATGCACAAGAGGATATAAGAAAGCAGTGTGCAGAAATTATGGGTCTTTTAATTGCAAATTTTGATGAGTCCTATAGAAAAGAGGTTCCTGAAAATGCTGATTTAAAGACCTTTGAGGTGAGTAGCAATATTTTACTTGATAAATATTTGCAGCTATTAATTGATCCAGATCCTCAAACGATACCTGTTCATCGCATTTATTTAGGACATAGTATTTCAAATATGATTAAGTCTCTATTTTACCATTGTTCTAAAAATCAAGCAGATGATTATATGTCAGTGCTACTAAAATATTATGAAAAATATTATGAAGATAAAGAAATAAATATACATTTATTAGAAACGGCTAGATATTTTCCTTTTAACAGTTCTTACGAGGATACAGTAAATCAATTAATCGAGTTTATTCAGAAGATGCTTTTATGCAGTAATTCTGACTTAAGGTTGTATGCCTTTGAGACAATTTATTATATATTAAAGAAATTTCAACATGATTCAAAAATCGTTTATGTTTTTAAAAACATATTGACGAAAAACATACAAAATAATCAATCCTTTGCAGAGAATTATTTGTTATTTAAAATGTCAAAATATATTGATCTAGATGAAAAGTTTATTGAAAAATATAAAGAAGATAAGCAAAAAATATCAGATATGTTCCTAAGCAATTTAAAAACCTCTACTAGATCTGTAGTGAAAAAAGTACAGATAGATTTTTTGCTTCAATATACAATGAACCATTTAGAGCAAACAGGACTTTATACTGCTCTTCATTATTGCAACATTTTAAAGGTTAGTGCCAGTGAAACTGTAAGAAATCATGCTGGGAAGGCACTACTTACCATTGTTCCTCATATACCCTTTGAGCAGAGAAATGATGTAGTGATTGAACTTCTTCGTGGGCTAGAAGTAGAAGGATACCAATTTGCAAAGTATATACCAGATTATCTTGGAAAGCTGATTCTTTATCTAAAGCCTATAGAGCTTGATGAGTTGATGAAGGATTTGGTTGAAAAAATCAAACAGGTGAACCCACAAACTAATACGCTCCTCCTTAAGACCATAGGTGTGGCTACCCAAAATTATCATAAGTATAAAGATTTATTTCAAGAGAAAGAAGAAAAATATCATGTACGGTTTGTAAAAATGCTTGGAATATTGCAAAATGGATTGGTTCATTACAATAATCAAGTAAAACAAACAGCTTTTAGAGTGATTGGGAAGGATGTTTTTGGCTCAAAAATTCTTACATTAGAGCAAAAAAATCATATATTTTTATTGAGTGCAAAAAAATTACTTACATTAATAGGAGATGAAAAGGAAGATAATAATTTAACCTTTTTTACCCATGCTGGAGGATTGAATTATATTTATCGATTCATATCTGACTATATCTTTTATAAGGGAGCAATAGAACTTAAGGTACAAGAAAAAGTTGCTTTTTTCCCAGGAACCTTTGATCCATTTTCTTTAGGTCATAAAGAAATTGCAAAAGAAATTCGTTCTCATGGTTTTGAGGTATATTTGGCTGTAGATGAATTTTCTTGGTCTAAAAAAACCCAGCCTCATTTTATGAGAAGAAACATTATAAAAATGTCTATAGCAGATGAATTAGGGATTTACTTATATCCACAAGATATACCTGTAAATATATCTAATCCATATGATTTGAAAAGATTAAGAGAATCATTTCCCTATTCAGATGTACATATTGTTGTGGGGAGTGATGTTGTTTTAAATGCTTCTGCCTATAAAAAGAAAACAGATGAAGATTCTATCCTTTCTTTTTCTCATGTTATTTTTGAAAGAAAGAGCACATCCTTTCTTAAAGAAGAGGACATAAGAATAGATGAGGCTATAAAAAAAATAAATAATAAGGTAGTAAGATTATCTTTACCACCACAATATGAGGATATTAGTTCTACTCAGATTAGAAATTATATTGATCAAAATAGGGATATTTCAAGTTTGATTGACCCTATTGCACAGAATTTTATTTATGAAAAAGGTTTGTATAGAAGAGAACCTAGATATAAAACATTGGTACAGACAAAATCTGTATCCGTAGAAATACATAATCAATTAACAGATACATTTTTGAGAGAACTAGCTAATTTATCCTTTATGAAATTTGATAAAGCATATGAGAAACTAAAAAGTTTTTCAGAAAAATTAAATCCAAGAATACTGCTTTTACGTTCTGTTGAAAGGAATGGAGAAATCCTTGGATTTGCAACTTTTCATTGGCTTCGTTCAAGTATGATTTTTAAGGAGTTTCAAGATGAAAGTATTTCAGAGTATGTAAGAAGGCATGCTGTTGGAAGGATATTGGTAATAGATGGTATTTTCGTGAATGCTAGAACAGAATTCAAAAATATGGAACAAATGATGCTAACAGAAACTTTTGCTTATGCCCTTCCTAAAGATTATACTTATGCCGTTTATAAGAATATGATAGAAGGATTTATTTCTAAACCGATGCATGATGTACTAAAATGTCAAGGATTTGAGGATATTTCCCATAGAGGAAATTCTGTTTTTGCAGTAAATATGACTCAGCCATGTACCTTGTATTTAAATATAGAATCTATTATAAAAGAACCATTTAGAAGTAATAAACATGTAAGGAAGGTTATAAGAAGTTCTAGAAGAAAACTTCAAGAAGCTATTACAAAACTTTATCCTGGGCATTTGGTTTTATCCTTTGATTGGAACATGGTATATGAAAATTTAATCACTAAAATTTGTGAGGAAAATGGTGTTTCTACTATTCCAACGATCCCGAGAAAATTAGGAGATAGCATGTGTGTTCCCTTTGGAGAAATACTAAAGGGTGCTACTATTCCCAATACAGTAACAAAATCTATGCATACAGAGAAAGTTTTTGAACCAGATGTGAAAAAATTCCATGTTACTGCCTATCCTTATTATCTACATCTTGATGATCAAGTGAAGATGATTCGTTCTTTTAATAGACCGGTGATTTTAGTAGATGACTTATTGAATAAAGGATATAGAATTAAAGTGATTGATCCTATTTTTAAGGAAGAAAATATTCATGTGAAGAAAATTATTGTAGGGATTCTTTCAGGACGTGGTAAAGAACTGATGGATATGCAGCATAGAGAAGTAGATTGTGCTTATTTTATACCAAAGCTAAGAGTTTGGTTTAACGAAAGTTCTTTATATCCATTTATTGGTGGAGATACGTTATGGAGGGGAGAGGATCTTAAAACAAATTTAGTACCATCTGTTAATTTGATACTTCCTTATACAGTGCCTACGTTTATTCGAAATGCATCAAAAAATACTATTTATCAGCTATCTCAAGTATGTCTCGAGAATGCAATGGATATAGTAGTATCCCTAGAAGAAGCCTATCAGAAAAAGCATGAAAAAAGTCTGAGCTTGAGACATTTAGGAGAAGTATTTATTTCACCGAGATATCCAGATCACGGAAAAGATGTGTATTATGACATGAATTTGAGTCCTTCTCATTATTTGAAAAATGATTTAGAATATCTAAAACGCTTGAAAAGTCTTATGATGGATTAA
- a CDS encoding phosphotransferase family protein — MDGSMEYEARKIIHNVFHKKVSIKPVGNHHLQRHMVYVVTDENKNAVIFKLYFKKNRWNREVAALKLLQESKIKVPKIIDYGICHEKEWMITEFIEGNTFSKIQEKISAQNQWSIFKEMGKELGKIHNLKTFDFFGNWDEDGNPLEDGKCYRKVFQNKYDTVVKTLFEKNLPNRKLHEKWVKYIQEKIYILEDVKTAVLCHNDYDMRNVMIKKVQDRWNLAGIIDFEQSFPWDKDLDMVYLYYILSLKKSGYEEAFLEGYQETAKIEESFYKKMKFYLGYIGLYICSWTYDIAPDHYMNGLRILKGLMKEGKDGEFIGG; from the coding sequence TTGGATGGATCTATGGAATATGAAGCAAGAAAAATAATTCACAATGTTTTTCATAAAAAAGTTTCGATAAAGCCTGTAGGGAATCATCATTTACAGAGACATATGGTTTATGTTGTGACAGACGAAAATAAAAATGCTGTGATTTTTAAGCTTTATTTTAAGAAAAACAGATGGAATAGAGAAGTAGCAGCATTAAAGCTTTTGCAAGAAAGTAAAATAAAAGTACCTAAGATTATAGATTATGGAATATGCCATGAAAAAGAATGGATGATTACAGAATTTATTGAAGGGAATACTTTTTCAAAAATCCAAGAGAAAATCAGTGCTCAAAATCAATGGAGTATATTTAAAGAAATGGGAAAGGAATTAGGAAAAATTCATAATTTAAAAACCTTTGATTTTTTTGGAAATTGGGATGAAGATGGAAACCCTTTAGAAGATGGAAAATGCTATAGAAAAGTTTTTCAAAATAAGTATGATACGGTAGTGAAAACGTTATTTGAAAAAAATCTTCCCAATAGAAAGCTTCATGAAAAATGGGTAAAATACATACAGGAAAAAATATACATTCTAGAAGATGTAAAAACAGCTGTATTGTGTCATAATGATTATGATATGAGAAATGTAATGATCAAAAAAGTACAAGATAGATGGAATCTTGCAGGGATTATTGATTTTGAACAAAGCTTTCCATGGGATAAGGATTTAGATATGGTTTATTTATATTATATCCTTTCTTTAAAAAAGAGTGGATATGAAGAAGCTTTTCTAGAAGGATACCAAGAAACAGCTAAAATTGAGGAAAGTTTTTATAAAAAAATGAAATTTTATTTAGGGTATATAGGACTTTATATATGTAGTTGGACTTATGATATAGCTCCAGATCATTATATGAATGGGTTAAGGATTTTAAAAGGACTGATGAAGGAGGGGAAAGATGGAGAATTTATTGGTGGATAG